TGCGCCAATGGACCGTTGAATACGGCGCAACACTGCTTTAAACAAGACATAGTAGGAAGAGAATCGGCACGACAATGCTCAAAACAGTCAAGCTGTATGCACGGAAAGCGTGGAACTGGCTCACCAGCATGCGCACAGCACTGGCGTTGCTGTTTCTTTTGGCGATCGCAGCGATCCCCGGAGCACTGCTCCCGCAGCGTTCGCTTAATGAATCAAATGTCATCGAATACATCGAGAACAACGGCAAATTAGCTGAGTTCTACGACAAGATTCAGCTTTTCGACGTCTTTTCCTCCACCTGGTTTACCGCCATCTACATGCTTTTGCTGATCTCCTTGGTCGGCTGTATTCTCCCTCGAAGCTGGGAGCACTACAAAGCAATGCGCGCACCCGTGGTGCGGGCGCCGAGGAACCTCGCACGCTTGGCGCACAGCGGCGAGGGGGTCGTCGAAAAGCGTGAAGAAGACGTTGAAAAAGACGTCCGTAAACTTCTTAAAGGCTGGAAAATTACAGAATATTCCGCCGAGGAAGACCGCGCGGGAGTGCGTTCGATTTCTGCGGAAAAAGGTTATATCCGCGAATTTTTCAACCTGGTCTTCCACTTAGGCATCGTCGGCATGATCGTGACCGCCGGTTTGGGGCGACTGTTTTACTACGAGGGCCATGTCATTGTGGTGACCGACGGCGATCAAAACCAGCAGAACTCCGTGTTCTGCAACACCGCCACCGCCAACTACGATTCCTTCCGCGCCGGCGCTAACTTCGACGGCACCGGGCTGACCACGTTCTGCTTCGAGGCGCATGATTTCTCCGCAGATTACCTTGCCAACGGCCAGGCAGAAATGTTCCGCTCCAATATTTCCTATGCGGTAGGCGACGACATTCAAAACGACCCAGAGACCTGGGAAGATTACGAACTCCGCGTCAACCACCCACTCCGCATTGAAGGCGACCGCGTCTACCTCCAAGGCCACGGTTTCGCCCCAACGTTTACCGTGACCTGGCCAAATGGCGAAACCCGCACCCAGACCGTGCAGTGGCGACCAGACGATCCGACTTACTTCCTCTCCTCTGGCGTGGTGCGTTTCGATCCACCAGCTGGCATGTACCCGGATCTTTACGAACGCCGCCAAAACCAGCTGGCCATCCAGGGACTTTTCGCACCAACCGCGCAATGGGAAGGTGAAAACAATGAACTGTTGACCTCGTCTTATCCTGCGATGCGCGACCCAGCAGTTGCGATTGATATCTACCGCGGCGACAACGGCCTCGACACCGGCATCGGACAATCCCTGTTCAGCCTGGACTCCAGCCTCATGCACAGCGGCGTGCTGCAAAAAATCGAGCGCGTCAACCTCCAAGTCGGCGACACCGTCACGCTTGACGATGGCACCACCGTCTCCTTCGACGGCGCCTCCGAATTCGCCAACTACCAAATCAGCCGCGACCCAACACAAAACTGGGTGCTGGTGACCACCGTGATTTCACTGGTCTCCCTGGTTGGATCCCTGATGGTTCGACGCCGTCGCATTTGGGTACGACTCTATCCACAAGAAAACGGCACCACCCGAGTGGAAACCGGCGGACTAGCCCGCACCGACCGCGCAGGCTGGGGTAGTGAATACGACAAGTTCCACCGCGATCTGTTGGGTCTGAAGGAGGACGATGAAGACGAAGAATACTTCGACCACAGCGACTAAAAACCTACAAAAACAACACTAAGAGCAGTTCTTACACAGAATAAGGTTGGAAAAATCATGATGCCCGTCAACCAAACGTATGCGCAGTTCTCCGACACTGCCTTCGTATCGGCGTATATCATCTACGTTCTGGCGCTAATCCTTTCCCTTGTCTACTACGTTAAACAACAAGGCATTATCGACGCCCACCGCGAGCAAAAACGCGTGAGCGAACTCGTGGGCACGGGCGGCAGCGCGGACCTTCCCGATGATATCGCCGACGGCGTGCTTGCCGACGACGACCTCACCCAACGCGAAGAAAGCGCCCGCAAACTAGCCAACATGACCCAATCCCTCATGTGGCTTGGCGTCATGGTCCACCTAGTGTCTGTAGTGATGCGCGCACTTTCTGCCAGCCGATTCCCCTTTGGCAACCTGTACGAATACATCCTCGTGGTCACACTATTCGCCATGATTGGTGCTGTACTAATCCTGCAGCGACCACAATTCCGCGTCATCTGGCCATGGATCCTCACCCCGATGCTGGCACTGCTTTTCTACGGTGGAACCCAGCTCTATTCCGATGCAGCACCTGTTGTCCCAGCTCTGCAGTCCTTCTGGTTCCCGATCCACGTTTCCTCAGTATCCATCGGTGCGTCCATCGGTATCGTCTCCGGCATTGCCTCCTTGCTATACCTGCTGCGCATGTGGCAGCCAAAGGGTAAAGAGCACGGCTTCTTCGGTGCGGTGGCAAAACCACTTCCATCCGGAAAAACCCTGGATAACCTGGCATACAAAACCGCCATCTGGACAGTTCCAATCTTCGGACTCGGCATCATCCTGGGAGCTATCTGGGCCGAAGCAGCATGGGGTCGCTTCTGGGGTTGGGATCCTAAAGAGACAGTTTCCTTCATTACCTGGGTTCTTTACGCCGGCTACCTGCACGCACGTGCTACTGCTGGTTGGCGAAATACCAACGCAGCATGGATCAATATCCTCGCGTTAGCGACAATGATTTTCAATCTTTTCTTCATCAACATGGTGGTCTCTGGCCTGCACTCCTACGCTGGACTGAACTAATCCATTGAGGTTTTAGACCCGGCTGTGCTCTTTGATTGAGTACGGCCGGGTTTTTGCATGCTTCGAGTGCGGTGTATCCCGGGAGGGCCCGGGAGGGCCTCGGTGACCAAACTGGGAGACCCAGGATCCCCCAAAACTCAGATTCTGGGTCTCCTGGTTTGGTGAATCGCGCTGTACGCCAAACTGGGAGACCCAACTTTCGGGTTTGAGGGGAAAGTGGGTCTCCTGGTTTGGTCGGGTTGGTCTTTTGGTCTCTAACTCTAAAGGTCATACCTCCCTAGAAGCGTTTTTAAGAGGTTTTTAGACACTTCGGCATGCAATTACTCATGCGAAAAATTCGGGGCTTTAAACGGGCGATAAATCAGTTGGGGATTACGGGGAGGTTTCTACTGCGATTCTGGCCAAGGTTTTTCGGTCGAGTTATTTGCAGGCTGTTTAAGCGCTCGATTTCTTGGAATGGGTGTTCGTATCAAATGAGTGCTGAAAGGCGCTTAAAAGCGATTCTAGGAGGGTGCTTTTTTCGGGCTCCAACGTGAAATTTTGAGTACCACCACCAGACACCAAACATACGTGACAAAGATTCTTAAAATTAGGAAATCTTGGCACACCTGTTTGGTTTGTTCTTGGTTTGTTCTGAGCTAAACCAAACTCAGATGACAAAATTTGCGAAAAATTGAAAATCTTGGCACACCAGTTTGGTTTTTAGTGTGGGGCCGCATGTTCGTCGATGTGGGGTTGGGCACATTGGAATAGTTGGATGCAACTGTTAATACCTATTAACCAGCAGAAATTAGAATAATGCCCATTGGGTATTAAAGCATGCGGAAAAGGTGTTGGACGTGCATTGAAAGCACTCTGTAACGTGATCCATATCGCAATCGAGAGCGCTACCCATCACATCACTTGCACCGAGGAGATCTGCATCATGACCACATCGGAACTTCAGCCCCCAGCTGAACTAAGGAGACAAACAATGACAAGCGCTGCCACTGAAGCAGTTGTAAAAAAGCCACTGATTCCCCGCAGTTCGCTTGTCATAGCAATCAAAGCAATTATCGGAATCACGGGTTTATTTGTTGCGTGGGAATTAATCGTATTAATCACCAACCCACCTCGATTCCTGCTTGTCGGACCAAGCGCCGCGTTTGCAGAGTTATTTAACAGGCCCGGCTATTTCGCATCCAATGCGTGGGTGACTTTGCAGGAAGCACTCGCTGGTTTCGTGCTCGGTACTGCACTTGGAGTGTTGTGCGGAGCTGCGCTTCACTATTTCCCAGCGGTTCGTACTTTTCTTTACCCAGCGTTAGTGGCGATCGATACGATCCCAAAGGTCGCGCTAGCACCACTGTTTATCGTGTGGTTTGGATTCGGATTTGAGTCCAAGGTCTTTGTGGCAATGGCGATCGCGTTCTTCCCGCTAGTTATCAATACTTTTGATGGATTATCGTCCGTGCCTCATGAGCTGAAAGAGCTGGCTCGAATCAACAAGGCGACCACGTGGCAGCGATTGACCAAGATCGAATTCATTTATGCCGTGCCGTCGATATTCTCCGGCATGAAGATCTCTATTTCCCTGGCTGTCGGAGGTGCTGTGGTTGGTGAGTTCATTTCAGGATCAAAGGGTCTTGGTTATGTGATTTTGTTGGCCAACAGCCAGGTTGATTTGGCCAGCATGTTCGCTGCATTTATCGTGCTAGCCGCAATTTCTCTCACACTGTTTTATGTGGTGGATCTGGCTGCTAAACGCCTTGTGCCGTGGAAAACCTACGCAAAATAATCACCTCACTTGATTTACGACACAAGGAAAAGTAATGAACAAGAAAAAGATTGCTGCTTTTACTGCGGCACTTGCGGTGACAATTCCTCTGGTGAGTTCCTGTTCTTCTGGCTCTAGTGGAGATTCCGTGGACATCATGATGGATGTGGGATATCTGCCCAAGCATGCGCCGTTTTTCGCAGCGGTGGCACAAGGTTTTTTTGATGAAGAAGACCTTGATGTATCGCTCATGCCGGGATCTGGTTCCAATAACACGGTGACTTCTGTGGAAACGGGAAGGGTATTTGCTGGATTCGCCGATTTCGGTGTGACAGTGATGAACCAGGGTAGGGGAGCAGAGGTTCGCCAAGTAAATCTCCTTCAGGCAAGATCCGCGTATGCAGCGGTTGCTGATAAAGCCAGCGGCATTGAAAGTTGGGAAGATCTCAAAGGTAAAACGGTCGCCACCGAAGGTGCTGGGGCAATGGTGTCTATGTGGCCCTATGCATTGAATCAGTTGGGATATTCCGAAAGCGATATCAATGTTGTGCACGCATCGAGTGAATCTAAAATTCCTGGACTTTTGGCTCATCAATGGGATGCCAACCTTGCACTGGCGGTCTCTGATGCTCCAGCTCTAGCAGCATTGGGGATTGAGCCTGTGGTGCTGAACTGGGCGGATATCGGAATTTCCCTGTATGGCAACGGGATGGTGGTGTCCAACGAGACTATTGAAAATGAGCCAGAGAAGCTGGAGCGTTTCAACCGAGCTTTGCAAAAGGGATTTTTGTGGGCGTGTGAAAACCCAGAGCAAACATATAAGGATTTCAATGCTGAAGTTCAAGGGTATGAGGAATCAACCATCCTCCTTGCGTTGGAAGAACAGTGCGCACTGAATTGGCAAAGCGAAACCACCACTGAGCCTTTTGGGGCCATGAGTGATGAGGGTGTGCAGCAAATGATCGATATTGCGCAGGAATACCTCGGAATGGATCCGTCGGTGAGTATTACGCCGGATCAGGTTTATACCAATGATTTCATCACCCCAATTACACAAGGCACTGTCATTGCAGCGCCAACCCAAGAGAAATAGGACCAATATGTCTACTACAAGTGCAATTTCAGTCAAAAATGTTGGAGTTACGTTTCATTCCAGAGACGGAGCCGAAAACAAAGTGCTGGAAGGCGTGGACTTCGATGTTGCGCCGGGAGAGTTTGTCTCCATCGTGGGGCAGTCGGGAAGTGGAAAAACCACGCTGCTGAAAACAATTTCTGGCTTGCAGCAAGCAACCGCGGGTGAGGTGTTGGTCAATGGAAAACCCATCGCGGAGCAGGTGGAAGATATCGCAATGGTTTTCCAAGCGCCGGTGCTGTTGCCGTGGCGCAATAATTTGAACAACGTGTTGTTGCCGCTGGAGTTTAGGGGATCGCGGACGAAGGAATCGATGGATCGCGCGTATCAGCTACTGGAGATGGCGGGTCTAAAAGGTAAAGAAACTCGCTACTCCTATGAGTTGAGTGGCGGTATGCAGCAGCGAGTAGCTATTTGTCGAGCACTTGTGTCGAACCCAAAGTTGTTGCTGATGGATGAACCTTTCGGTGCTCTCGATGCGATGACCAGGGATTCTATGAACTTTGAGTTGCAGAAGATTTGGATGCGTGAAAAGTGCAGCGTCCTTTTTGTCACGCACAGCATTTCTGAAGCGGTGTGGCTTGGGGATCGCGTGATCATCGTCGGTGATCGTCCAGGGCACATTGTTGCTGATATCAAGATCGATATTCCACGCCCTCGCGCCAAGGAGCATCGATTCTCTGATGTGTTTTCAGATTACGTTGCAGAGATCGAATCCTTCATCGGCGTGACCGCAGGCATTAGCTAAACCACAATTACTTTATTTGAAAGGCACAGTTTCATGCACCTTAGTTCCAACCCAGCACAGTTGAAAGAACTCTTTGGCCTCGATGCACAAAAGAGTTTGCTGTTTTCCGCGATTCGTCTTGATTCGCATCCGCTTGTGGCACCGATTATCGCCACAATAAAAGATCAGGATCCGATTTTGTTGGTTCGCCAACAGGAGCAGGGCAATATTTTCTCCAGCGGGGTACCACGCGACAAGATCCGCTTCTACGCGCCATGGGTCACCATCGATGACGCGCCGCTCGAAGGCATTGAGGCGGCAAGTTCCTTGCCGGAACTGATTAAAGAGCTTGCCGACGCCACCCCCGTCTGTTTCTCACCCGACATCGCGTATGCACACTATCTTGCAGCGCAAGACCACGTGCAAATCGCTGTGGAATCACTTGCCCCGAAAGCGATCGATGTGGTGGAAGTGGAGAAGGGGAGCGTCGAAAAGCGTTTTGAAAGCTGGCGGCGCGCCGGCGTGGAGGAAGCCAAAAAGCTTATTCGCGGCATCGCTCATCTAGAGGGCCTGGAGGCGGAATTAGACCAGGTCGGCGCGGATAGCCGATTCGAGTTGCTGCAGGAAATTGCAACGCAGCATGGGTTGGATGCGATCTATGTGGCCTCCCCGCCGAATTTCTCGGAAATTACAGGACTGGCAGCCGCCGACGGGGCTTCTGTCCTGTGGAGTGCAGATACCCAATCAGTTTTCTTGTTCCTACCCCAAGGCACGACCGCCCCTGAAGGATCACAACCCGTTGGCTCATTCGGCTCTGTCAGTGAAGCTGTCGCGGTGCTGATCGGCGAAGACAAAGCAGTCGGAGTGGAAGAGGAATTCATTGGCACCGCCCTTGCGCTGAGCCTGACAGAAGGTGAAATCGTTCCAATCCAACAAGAACTTGGGCACTGGCGTGACGTCCGTGATCACGAAGATCTGCCATTCCAAATAATTGCAGCGCGCACCAGCGTGACAACCATGGAAAACACGTTGACCTGGACAAACAAACGGCTTGAACGCGGTGAAGAGTTCACTGAGCTGGATATTTATGCCCACTACCTTGAAGAATTGGAAGACTACGCGCTGCAATTTACCTTCGATGTTGAGCCGTATTTTACTAACCTGCACTCATCCAACAGAATGCTTTTCCCCGGTCCTCCTGTAGATTTCCCCATCAACGCAGAAACCAGGTGCATTCAGCTTGATGCCGGTGTGGCAGTGAAAAAGGATGGGGTGGTGCTGGGAACCTCCGATATGGCGCGGTCTTTGCCACGTACAGCCGCAGGCCAAGAAGCCTACGATTACTTCTTTAAAGTTGTCCGTGAAGGAATCATCGGACAGCTTCGACCAGGCGTAATTTGCGCCGATGTCCATGAAGCCACACTTGATTATCTAGCACCACAACTGCCCCGGATGATCGATATTGGAATGCTGGGTGCGGATACCGACTTCAACACCATTTACCGCAAACGCAATGTTGGACACCTCATGGGCAAACAAGAATCCTTTGCCAACGAGCTTCGACCAGGTTATAAACACATTCTCCACCACGGATCATATGGTGCGGCAGAAATCCCGTGGCGATACAACGGCGTGGCCATCGGCACGGAAGATCTTTGGTACATCGGCAAAGACAAAACCTACATTCTAAGCCAACGCTAAGGAGCCCTCATGACAGATTTTGCCACGCACCTTCACAGCTTAGGCATTGAATTACCTGATCTGCCTGCGCCTGCATACTCGTATGTGCCATTTAGCCGCCACGGTGACACGTTGTATCTTTCGGGGCAAATTTCCAGAAATGCAGCGGGAGATATCTTGGAGGGGCGAGTTGGTGAAGACGCCTCCATCGAAGATGGCATTTATGCCGCCGAAGTTGCCACCATCAACCTTTTAGCGCGGATCCAACAAGCCATCGGGCTGGACAACGTTGCTCAAATACTCAAGCTCAACGTGTGGGTCAACAGCACGGATGAGTTTATTCAACAACCACTAGTTGCCGATGGCGCATCACAACTTTTAGAAAAAGTATTCGGTGAAGCCGGCAAACACGCACGAACTGCGTTGCCCACGCACACTCTTCCCCAAGGAGCATTAGTGGAACTAGACGCCGTGGTGGCTATTAAGTAGTTAAAAACCTAGCGGGCGAAAATTTCAGCAACCGTGTCCACATGTGCGGCATGGATGCTGAAATATGCCCACTTTCCACATTGCTCACGGGTAACCAAATTGGCCGAAATGAGCTTTTTCATGTGGTGGGTTACCGTAGGTGCCGAGATCTTTAACGTCCGTGCCAGCGCATTTGCGCTCACCCGCGCATTTTTAGTGGTGTAAATCAGATACAAAATTTCCAAGCGAGTGGTATCGCCCAACGCCTTATAAAAATCGCTGGCGTTTTCGGCGATGTCCGTGATCCTGCGGGGTACGGATTTTAGGGGCGCAAAACGTGGCTCGGAAACGCTGTCTGCGCGAGAGGGGATAACGGAGGTCATTCACTCAATATATAGGTATGGCAAGCCTAAGTGAATTGATTCGGTGGATTGTATGCATCACACCCAATTAAAGGGGTAGTTTTGGGCGCTTAAGAATCCTCTGTGGGTTTTTCGTCAGGGCCTTCCTTTGGCTCCTCCGGTGTGGCGTAGCGTTCCCTGGCACGTTTGAGACGCTCTTCCTCTTCTTGCAAGGCTGCTTCTTCTGCACGACGACGCTTAAACCGGTTCTTCTCAATATTCCACAAGAACTCTTCATCATCGTCTGGGCCTTTTACCTGACGAGGTGCCTGGCCCTGATTAACTCCCGCATTGCGCCTCCATGTGGATGGTTTGAACGCCTTCCACAGCAAGACAATTGCGACGATAACCAAAATAATCAGCAAAAGCCTACCCACTTCAACTCTCCTTAAATATTTCCTTCAACCTCCCACAATACGGCAACTTTGCAGCATTCTTGGGTATCGGGAGGTATTGAGTAGGGTTGAATATGTGAGTGAGTCCAATAGCCCCAACCCCCAGGCACACCAAGCGCCAGAATTAGATCCAGAACTACAAAAAGCAGCCCGCAAAAATGTCCTCATTTATGGTCTTGCGCGACTGCTGCTTTTCGGAGTGCTCACCTTGATTATTCACGGCTTAGCTCTACTTATTAGCGCACCAGTGCCGCTCGTGATGTCCGCGATGCTAGCCCTCATTGTGGCTTTCCCGCTGTCCATGCTGATCTTTAGCAAACAGCGCAGCAATGCCACCTTGGCGGTATCTCAGTGGGATGCTCAACGCAAGGCTCATAAGGAATGGGTCCGAAACGAATTGGCGGATCGTTAAGGGGATTGCTTTAGGTTTTGGCGTCGAAAAGCGAATTAGCTCAACGCCAAGGCCAGGCCGGTCAGCACGGCCCACAACGCCATGGAGCGCCCCGTAGCGCCGATAACGGGAATCAGATCCTTGCCCGTGGCATGAGCACGGATCGGCTTCGCAGCTTTTAAAGCCAGCGGGAAAACAATGATCGCGATGAGCGCCGGCCAGGCAACAAACGCCAAGCAAATCGACATGATAAACGGCGTGGAAATCAACGCAAGAAACAGCCTGCGTGCACCAGCATCCCCCAAGCGGACAGCGAGAGTGATCTTTCCAGACTCACGATCCGTTGGGATATCACGGATATTGTTAGCCAAATTCACCCCAGCAGACATGGAACCCACACCGACTGCAGCTGCCACACCAACCCAACTCACAAAACCCGCCTGGGTGAATTGCGTACCCAACACCGCAACCAAACCAAAGAAAACAAACACCGCGACCTCACCCAACCCGCGGTACCCATAAGGATTCTTACCACCGGTGTAAAACCACGCACCCAGCACACAGATGATTCCGATGATGATCAGCCACCATGCGCTCAAAAGGCTCAGTGCGGTGCCGGCAATCCCTGCCACACCAAAAGAGATAAATGCAGCAGCCTTCACCTTCTTCGGTGCAGCCAAGCCAGAACCAGTAAGGCGCAGCGGGCCGGTGCGATCCTCATCAGTGCCACGAATACCATCTGAATAATCGTTGGCGTAATTCACACCGATGATCAAAGCCCACGCCACTATCAACGCCAGCAGGGCCTTCCACCACACAAAACCACCATGAAACGCTGCAACGCCAGAACCAGCAATAACCGGAGCAAAAGCATTAGCCCAGGTATGTGGGCGAGCGCCTTGAATCCAATCAGAAAAAGTTGCAGAAGTTGGTTGAGGTTCGGTGTGAGACATAGTATCTATCTTTCCCCATCAACCATGTGATTGTGCAATCAGTGGCTTTTGTGGAGGGGTTTTGCAAAAGGGTCTGTCTTTTCAGAGTCAGTCGGGCAGACGGTGTCATGGAATGAAACGCTATTGTGAAATAAGCGGATAAGTTTCATAGTCAATCGAGGAGGAGTCGCAGTAGTTTATGTGGGTTGGTTATGCGGTTCGGCAGATCGCCAGCGTTTTCCTTACTCTTTTGCGGATGCTGCCATTGGCAGTACGAAATCGAGTATCCAGGGGTCAAATCCCGAAAACCGGCGACGTAGTGATTTCACTGACCACCCATGGGAAAAGAATCAACCACGTTCACTTCACCATTGAATCCATAGCGCGCGGACATATCAAAGCACCAATTGTGCTGTGGCTGGACAAGCAAGATTTTGACAGTACGTGGCCTGCGACGATGAACCGCCTTGTTGATCGCGGCCTCCAAGTACGGTGCAGCGACGGATCCTATGGGCCGCACACTAAATATTGGAACCAATTCCGCGAAGTCCACGGAACCGGAGTGCGCGTCGCCACGGTAGATGATGACATGATCTACCCCGAGTGGTTCCTGCAGCGTCTGCTATTTATCGGCGATCTGCGCATGGATGCGGTTGTCGCCTACCGGGCGCACAGAATTGAGCTTCGCGACGAGCACCTGCTCCCTTACGTTAAATGGAGCCCCGCAGACACTTCTAAAGCATCATTTTTGCACTTCGCCACTGGTGTCTCTGGTGTGTTATATCCGGTGACGTTTATCGATTATGTGGTGTCCCAAGGCGATGTTTT
Above is a genomic segment from Corynebacterium suranareeae containing:
- a CDS encoding cytochrome c biogenesis protein ResB, translated to MLKTVKLYARKAWNWLTSMRTALALLFLLAIAAIPGALLPQRSLNESNVIEYIENNGKLAEFYDKIQLFDVFSSTWFTAIYMLLLISLVGCILPRSWEHYKAMRAPVVRAPRNLARLAHSGEGVVEKREEDVEKDVRKLLKGWKITEYSAEEDRAGVRSISAEKGYIREFFNLVFHLGIVGMIVTAGLGRLFYYEGHVIVVTDGDQNQQNSVFCNTATANYDSFRAGANFDGTGLTTFCFEAHDFSADYLANGQAEMFRSNISYAVGDDIQNDPETWEDYELRVNHPLRIEGDRVYLQGHGFAPTFTVTWPNGETRTQTVQWRPDDPTYFLSSGVVRFDPPAGMYPDLYERRQNQLAIQGLFAPTAQWEGENNELLTSSYPAMRDPAVAIDIYRGDNGLDTGIGQSLFSLDSSLMHSGVLQKIERVNLQVGDTVTLDDGTTVSFDGASEFANYQISRDPTQNWVLVTTVISLVSLVGSLMVRRRRIWVRLYPQENGTTRVETGGLARTDRAGWGSEYDKFHRDLLGLKEDDEDEEYFDHSD
- the ccsB gene encoding c-type cytochrome biogenesis protein CcsB, whose amino-acid sequence is MPVNQTYAQFSDTAFVSAYIIYVLALILSLVYYVKQQGIIDAHREQKRVSELVGTGGSADLPDDIADGVLADDDLTQREESARKLANMTQSLMWLGVMVHLVSVVMRALSASRFPFGNLYEYILVVTLFAMIGAVLILQRPQFRVIWPWILTPMLALLFYGGTQLYSDAAPVVPALQSFWFPIHVSSVSIGASIGIVSGIASLLYLLRMWQPKGKEHGFFGAVAKPLPSGKTLDNLAYKTAIWTVPIFGLGIILGAIWAEAAWGRFWGWDPKETVSFITWVLYAGYLHARATAGWRNTNAAWINILALATMIFNLFFINMVVSGLHSYAGLN
- a CDS encoding ABC transporter permease, with product MTSAATEAVVKKPLIPRSSLVIAIKAIIGITGLFVAWELIVLITNPPRFLLVGPSAAFAELFNRPGYFASNAWVTLQEALAGFVLGTALGVLCGAALHYFPAVRTFLYPALVAIDTIPKVALAPLFIVWFGFGFESKVFVAMAIAFFPLVINTFDGLSSVPHELKELARINKATTWQRLTKIEFIYAVPSIFSGMKISISLAVGGAVVGEFISGSKGLGYVILLANSQVDLASMFAAFIVLAAISLTLFYVVDLAAKRLVPWKTYAK
- a CDS encoding ABC transporter substrate-binding protein, with protein sequence MNKKKIAAFTAALAVTIPLVSSCSSGSSGDSVDIMMDVGYLPKHAPFFAAVAQGFFDEEDLDVSLMPGSGSNNTVTSVETGRVFAGFADFGVTVMNQGRGAEVRQVNLLQARSAYAAVADKASGIESWEDLKGKTVATEGAGAMVSMWPYALNQLGYSESDINVVHASSESKIPGLLAHQWDANLALAVSDAPALAALGIEPVVLNWADIGISLYGNGMVVSNETIENEPEKLERFNRALQKGFLWACENPEQTYKDFNAEVQGYEESTILLALEEQCALNWQSETTTEPFGAMSDEGVQQMIDIAQEYLGMDPSVSITPDQVYTNDFITPITQGTVIAAPTQEK
- a CDS encoding ABC transporter ATP-binding protein, translated to MSTTSAISVKNVGVTFHSRDGAENKVLEGVDFDVAPGEFVSIVGQSGSGKTTLLKTISGLQQATAGEVLVNGKPIAEQVEDIAMVFQAPVLLPWRNNLNNVLLPLEFRGSRTKESMDRAYQLLEMAGLKGKETRYSYELSGGMQQRVAICRALVSNPKLLLMDEPFGALDAMTRDSMNFELQKIWMREKCSVLFVTHSISEAVWLGDRVIIVGDRPGHIVADIKIDIPRPRAKEHRFSDVFSDYVAEIESFIGVTAGIS
- a CDS encoding aminopeptidase P family N-terminal domain-containing protein codes for the protein MHLSSNPAQLKELFGLDAQKSLLFSAIRLDSHPLVAPIIATIKDQDPILLVRQQEQGNIFSSGVPRDKIRFYAPWVTIDDAPLEGIEAASSLPELIKELADATPVCFSPDIAYAHYLAAQDHVQIAVESLAPKAIDVVEVEKGSVEKRFESWRRAGVEEAKKLIRGIAHLEGLEAELDQVGADSRFELLQEIATQHGLDAIYVASPPNFSEITGLAAADGASVLWSADTQSVFLFLPQGTTAPEGSQPVGSFGSVSEAVAVLIGEDKAVGVEEEFIGTALALSLTEGEIVPIQQELGHWRDVRDHEDLPFQIIAARTSVTTMENTLTWTNKRLERGEEFTELDIYAHYLEELEDYALQFTFDVEPYFTNLHSSNRMLFPGPPVDFPINAETRCIQLDAGVAVKKDGVVLGTSDMARSLPRTAAGQEAYDYFFKVVREGIIGQLRPGVICADVHEATLDYLAPQLPRMIDIGMLGADTDFNTIYRKRNVGHLMGKQESFANELRPGYKHILHHGSYGAAEIPWRYNGVAIGTEDLWYIGKDKTYILSQR
- a CDS encoding RidA family protein, whose translation is MTDFATHLHSLGIELPDLPAPAYSYVPFSRHGDTLYLSGQISRNAAGDILEGRVGEDASIEDGIYAAEVATINLLARIQQAIGLDNVAQILKLNVWVNSTDEFIQQPLVADGASQLLEKVFGEAGKHARTALPTHTLPQGALVELDAVVAIK
- a CDS encoding ArsR/SmtB family transcription factor; this translates as MTSVIPSRADSVSEPRFAPLKSVPRRITDIAENASDFYKALGDTTRLEILYLIYTTKNARVSANALARTLKISAPTVTHHMKKLISANLVTREQCGKWAYFSIHAAHVDTVAEIFAR
- a CDS encoding DUF4229 domain-containing protein, which gives rise to MSESNSPNPQAHQAPELDPELQKAARKNVLIYGLARLLLFGVLTLIIHGLALLISAPVPLVMSAMLALIVAFPLSMLIFSKQRSNATLAVSQWDAQRKAHKEWVRNELADR
- a CDS encoding 1,4-dihydroxy-2-naphthoate polyprenyltransferase, producing MSHTEPQPTSATFSDWIQGARPHTWANAFAPVIAGSGVAAFHGGFVWWKALLALIVAWALIIGVNYANDYSDGIRGTDEDRTGPLRLTGSGLAAPKKVKAAAFISFGVAGIAGTALSLLSAWWLIIIGIICVLGAWFYTGGKNPYGYRGLGEVAVFVFFGLVAVLGTQFTQAGFVSWVGVAAAVGVGSMSAGVNLANNIRDIPTDRESGKITLAVRLGDAGARRLFLALISTPFIMSICLAFVAWPALIAIIVFPLALKAAKPIRAHATGKDLIPVIGATGRSMALWAVLTGLALALS
- a CDS encoding glycosyltransferase; translation: MWVGYAVRQIASVFLTLLRMLPLAVRNRVSRGQIPKTGDVVISLTTHGKRINHVHFTIESIARGHIKAPIVLWLDKQDFDSTWPATMNRLVDRGLQVRCSDGSYGPHTKYWNQFREVHGTGVRVATVDDDMIYPEWFLQRLLFIGDLRMDAVVAYRAHRIELRDEHLLPYVKWSPADTSKASFLHFATGVSGVLYPVTFIDYVVSQGDVFLQTCKRADDVWLHACALRSDHPIRQVYAQPRHFAVVPTTQVGALVVGNTLMGGNDEQIAKVYTDEDVAKLVEASKRED